In Flavobacterium sp. N1736, the following are encoded in one genomic region:
- a CDS encoding OmpA family protein has protein sequence MKKLLVIIFVFSIQFINAQDQELIRAKRFFDKTYYTEAIILYEKLAETKPSQEVIKNLADSYFYTNDLIKAQRYYRLLVTNYNNDLNRDYYFRYAQTLKATNSYENANVVLKEYYAKSTNNQDTIYFQKELKELENVSAIGNRFDIKNLAINTPNSEFGAVKFKDNLVFAGVKLKPGLFDKKYKWDNETYLNLVKVPIQNINAADAQLTYFADELKTGVHEANAVFTKDGKTIYFTRNNSKNGSKRKNDQKISNLQIFKAELVEGKWKNITTLPFNSPNYSVEHPALSADEKVLYFASDMPGSLGSFDIYSVNINKGAFDTPKNLGPIINTDKREQFPFASADNKLYFSSDGHLGFGSLDVFVSDINGNEYSKPTNIGLPLNSNLDDFSFNIDSNTKEGYFASNREGGKGSDDMYQFTEIKDLIVEDCKQFITGIITDIDTKLPLENATVLLQDPENKTLNTITTSADGKFSFTVPCEASYKVSAFKEKYTNESKSLVLDKTRNKINDASLALKSLEAIKLEEKETAQKKRQQEIIIEEENKKKEALAVIALKEAGKKAKADEIAATEIKKKEKVDQILKQEKDVIKDNKDRLIIKTDPIYFDYNMWYIRKESKVVLSRVVTLMNKYPGMVIEIGSHTDSRGNAKFNEDLSQKRANSTREFIIQSGINANRVTAKGYGESVPIIKCKTDDACNEEEHELNRRSEFVIKNL, from the coding sequence ATGAAAAAACTACTCGTTATTATATTCGTATTTTCAATACAGTTTATAAATGCACAAGATCAGGAATTGATTAGGGCAAAACGTTTTTTTGACAAAACGTATTACACCGAAGCCATCATTTTATATGAAAAACTTGCTGAAACAAAACCATCGCAGGAAGTAATTAAAAACCTTGCTGATTCTTATTTCTATACAAATGATCTAATAAAAGCACAACGTTATTACAGACTATTGGTTACCAATTATAATAATGATTTAAACAGAGATTATTATTTTAGATACGCCCAAACGTTAAAAGCAACAAATAGTTATGAAAATGCAAACGTTGTTTTAAAAGAATATTACGCAAAATCAACCAATAATCAGGATACTATATATTTTCAAAAAGAACTGAAAGAACTCGAAAATGTATCAGCAATTGGAAACCGATTTGACATAAAAAACCTGGCAATAAACACACCAAATTCAGAATTTGGAGCAGTAAAATTCAAAGACAATCTCGTTTTTGCAGGCGTAAAACTAAAACCCGGATTATTCGATAAAAAATACAAATGGGATAATGAAACCTATTTAAATTTAGTTAAAGTACCAATTCAAAACATAAATGCTGCTGATGCACAGTTAACTTATTTTGCCGATGAATTAAAAACCGGCGTTCATGAAGCCAATGCAGTTTTTACAAAAGATGGCAAAACGATTTATTTTACCCGTAATAATTCTAAAAACGGAAGTAAAAGAAAAAACGATCAGAAAATTTCAAATCTTCAAATATTTAAAGCTGAATTAGTAGAAGGAAAATGGAAAAATATAACGACACTTCCGTTCAATAGTCCAAATTATTCAGTAGAACATCCCGCTTTAAGTGCCGATGAAAAAGTATTGTATTTTGCTTCGGACATGCCCGGAAGTTTAGGTTCATTTGATATTTATTCCGTAAACATTAACAAAGGAGCTTTTGATACACCAAAAAATCTGGGACCAATTATCAATACAGATAAAAGAGAACAATTTCCTTTTGCTTCTGCAGATAACAAACTTTATTTTTCATCAGATGGACATTTGGGTTTCGGATCGCTTGATGTTTTTGTTTCAGATATCAATGGAAATGAATATTCGAAACCCACAAATATTGGTTTGCCTTTAAACTCAAATTTAGATGATTTTTCATTTAATATCGATTCAAATACCAAAGAAGGATATTTTGCCTCCAACAGAGAAGGCGGAAAAGGAAGCGACGATATGTATCAATTTACAGAAATTAAAGATTTAATCGTTGAAGACTGCAAACAGTTTATCACAGGAATAATTACAGATATTGACACAAAATTACCGCTTGAAAACGCAACTGTTTTACTGCAGGATCCAGAAAATAAAACGTTGAATACAATTACAACTTCTGCCGATGGAAAATTCAGTTTTACAGTTCCCTGCGAAGCTTCGTATAAAGTTTCGGCATTTAAAGAAAAATACACCAACGAATCAAAATCATTGGTTTTAGACAAAACAAGAAACAAAATAAACGATGCGTCTTTGGCACTTAAATCTTTAGAAGCCATTAAACTAGAAGAAAAAGAGACTGCTCAAAAGAAAAGACAGCAGGAAATTATTATAGAAGAAGAAAATAAGAAAAAAGAAGCGTTGGCGGTTATTGCTTTAAAAGAAGCCGGGAAAAAAGCCAAAGCAGATGAAATTGCTGCCACAGAAATCAAGAAAAAAGAAAAAGTCGATCAAATTTTAAAACAGGAAAAAGACGTTATAAAAGACAATAAAGACCGATTGATTATTAAAACCGATCCTATTTATTTTGATTATAATATGTGGTACATTCGTAAAGAATCAAAAGTAGTTTTAAGCAGAGTTGTCACATTAATGAATAAATATCCGGGAATGGTAATCGAAATTGGATCGCACACAGACTCAAGAGGAAATGCGAAATTCAACGAAGATTTATCCCAAAAGAGAGCCAATTCTACCAGAGAATTTATCATACAATCCGGTATTAATGCAAATAGAGTAACAGCAAAAGGGTATGGAGAATCAGTACCAATTATAAAATGTAAAACAGATGATGCTTGTAATGAAGAAGAACATGAATTAAACAGAAGAAGCGAATTTGTTATTAAGAATTTATAA
- a CDS encoding DUF1573 domain-containing protein has protein sequence MKNVATFIVIVLFSAIGYSQNGPKIEFAAPDNTIDYGKISKSDNGVRSFEFTNTGDAPLLVTSAESTVSSIVVTKPAAAIMPGKKGKIDVKYNMAAGPIRKTITVETNAVNYPDGRVALKIKGEVL, from the coding sequence ATGAAAAATGTTGCCACTTTTATTGTAATAGTATTATTTAGTGCAATAGGGTATTCGCAAAATGGCCCCAAAATTGAATTTGCAGCTCCGGACAACACTATCGATTATGGAAAAATTTCGAAAAGTGATAATGGAGTTCGATCTTTTGAATTTACAAACACCGGAGATGCGCCTTTATTGGTTACATCTGCAGAATCGACTGTAAGTTCTATCGTTGTTACAAAACCTGCCGCAGCAATTATGCCAGGTAAAAAAGGAAAAATCGATGTAAAATACAATATGGCTGCAGGTCCAATTCGTAAAACAATTACTGTAGAAACCAATGCCGTAAATTATCCTGACGGTAGAGTTGCCCTAAAAATTAAGGGGGAAGTTTTATAA
- a CDS encoding valine--tRNA ligase has product MSIPAQFDAKTIENKWYDYWMKNNYFHSEPDHRTPYTIVIPPPNVTGVLHMGHMLNNTIQDVLIRRARLKGFNACWVPGTDHASIATEAKVVAKLKAEGINKNDLTREEFLAHAWEWTDKYGGVILDQLKKLGASCDWERTKFTMDPDMSASVIKSFVDLYNKGLIYRGYRMVNWDPEAKTTLSDEEVIYEEQQGKLFFLNYKIEGTEEFLTIATTRPETIFGDTAICINPNDERFTHLKGKKAIVPICGRVIPIIEDEYVDVEFGTGCLKVTPAHDMNDKTLGEKHNLEIVDIFNEDATLNSFGLHYQGKDRFVVRTEIAKELEEIGALAKTEIHLNKVGTSERTKAVIEPRLSDQWFLKMEDLVKPAIKSVLVDGDIKLHPKRFENTYAHWLNNIRDWNISRQLWWGQQIPAYYYGDGKEDFVVAENIEDALKLAQERTSNNSLTTSDLKQDVDALDTWFSSWLWPMSVFGGIMDPESADYKYYYPTNDLVTGPDILFFWVARMIIAGYEYAGEKPFTNVYLTGLVRDKQRRKMSKSLGNSPDPLDLIEKFGADGVRVGLLLSASAGNDIMFDEELCNQGKAFSNKIWNAFKLIKGWEVSETIPQPESSKVAIEWFEAKLQQTLVDIEDNFEKYRISDSLMAIYKLVWDDFCSWFLEMIKPAYQQPIDKATFDKAIEMLESNLKLLHPFMPFLTEEIWHLIADRTPEEALIVSTWPELKSFNASLISDFESTIEVISGIRTIRKDKNIPFKDTIELKAINSENISTYFDTIVTKLGNISAFEYVSAKVDGALSFRVKSNEYFIPISGNINVEEEIAKLNAELVYTQGFLKSVQAKLSNEKFVAGAPEKVLANEKQKEADALAKIATIEQSIAGLK; this is encoded by the coding sequence ATGAGTATTCCAGCACAATTTGACGCTAAAACGATCGAGAATAAATGGTATGATTACTGGATGAAAAACAATTATTTTCATTCAGAACCAGATCATAGAACACCTTATACAATTGTAATTCCGCCGCCAAACGTCACAGGAGTTTTGCACATGGGGCATATGCTGAACAATACAATTCAGGATGTTTTAATTCGTAGAGCACGTTTAAAAGGCTTCAACGCATGTTGGGTTCCGGGAACAGATCACGCATCTATTGCAACCGAAGCAAAAGTTGTAGCAAAATTAAAAGCAGAAGGAATCAATAAAAACGATTTAACACGCGAAGAATTTTTAGCGCACGCCTGGGAATGGACAGATAAATATGGTGGCGTAATCTTAGATCAGCTTAAAAAGTTAGGAGCTTCCTGCGACTGGGAAAGAACCAAATTTACAATGGATCCTGATATGTCAGCATCTGTAATTAAATCGTTTGTAGATTTATACAATAAAGGATTAATCTACAGAGGATACCGAATGGTAAACTGGGATCCTGAAGCAAAAACAACTTTGTCTGACGAAGAAGTTATTTACGAAGAACAACAAGGAAAATTATTTTTCTTAAACTATAAAATAGAGGGAACTGAGGAATTTTTAACCATTGCAACAACACGTCCTGAAACTATTTTTGGAGATACAGCAATTTGTATCAATCCAAATGATGAGCGTTTTACCCATTTAAAAGGTAAAAAGGCAATTGTTCCTATTTGTGGCAGAGTGATTCCTATTATCGAAGATGAATATGTAGATGTAGAATTCGGAACCGGATGTTTAAAAGTAACTCCGGCGCACGACATGAACGATAAAACATTAGGAGAAAAACACAATCTTGAAATCGTTGATATTTTTAATGAAGATGCTACGCTAAATAGTTTCGGATTGCATTATCAGGGAAAAGATCGTTTTGTGGTTCGTACCGAAATTGCAAAAGAATTAGAAGAAATTGGAGCTTTGGCAAAAACCGAAATCCATTTGAATAAAGTTGGAACATCAGAAAGAACTAAAGCCGTAATCGAACCAAGATTATCAGATCAATGGTTTTTGAAAATGGAAGATTTAGTAAAACCGGCAATTAAATCAGTTTTGGTTGATGGTGATATTAAATTACACCCAAAACGTTTCGAAAATACATACGCACATTGGTTAAACAATATTCGCGATTGGAATATTTCCCGTCAATTATGGTGGGGACAACAAATTCCGGCGTATTATTACGGAGATGGAAAAGAAGATTTCGTAGTTGCAGAAAACATCGAAGACGCATTAAAGTTAGCACAAGAAAGAACTTCTAACAATTCACTTACAACATCTGACTTAAAACAGGATGTTGACGCCTTAGATACCTGGTTTTCATCCTGGCTTTGGCCGATGTCTGTTTTTGGCGGAATAATGGATCCTGAAAGTGCAGATTATAAATATTATTATCCAACAAACGACTTAGTAACAGGTCCGGATATTTTGTTTTTCTGGGTTGCAAGAATGATTATTGCAGGTTACGAATATGCAGGCGAAAAACCATTTACAAATGTATATTTGACTGGTTTGGTTCGTGATAAACAACGTCGTAAAATGTCTAAATCATTAGGAAATTCTCCTGATCCCTTAGACTTGATCGAGAAATTTGGTGCCGATGGTGTACGTGTAGGATTGCTTTTAAGTGCTTCTGCAGGAAACGATATTATGTTTGATGAAGAATTATGTAATCAGGGAAAAGCGTTTTCTAATAAAATTTGGAATGCCTTTAAATTGATTAAAGGTTGGGAAGTTTCAGAAACTATTCCACAACCGGAATCATCAAAAGTAGCTATCGAATGGTTTGAAGCGAAATTGCAGCAAACATTAGTTGACATTGAAGATAATTTTGAGAAATACAGAATTTCAGATTCATTAATGGCAATTTATAAATTGGTTTGGGATGATTTCTGTTCTTGGTTCCTTGAAATGATTAAACCAGCGTATCAACAGCCAATTGATAAAGCAACGTTTGATAAAGCAATCGAAATGTTAGAAAGTAACTTGAAATTGTTGCATCCTTTCATGCCTTTCTTAACAGAAGAAATTTGGCATTTAATTGCTGACAGAACTCCGGAAGAAGCTTTAATTGTTTCAACATGGCCAGAATTAAAATCATTTAACGCAAGTCTAATTTCTGATTTTGAAAGTACAATTGAAGTAATATCAGGAATTAGAACGATCAGAAAAGATAAAAATATTCCGTTTAAAGATACAATCGAATTAAAAGCGATCAACAGCGAGAATATTTCGACCTATTTTGATACTATTGTAACGAAGTTAGGAAATATTTCTGCTTTCGAATATGTTTCTGCAAAAGTAGACGGAGCATTATCTTTCCGTGTAAAATCAAATGAATATTTCATTCCGATTTCAGGAAACATCAATGTTGAAGAAGAAATTGCAAAACTAAATGCAGAGTTAGTTTATACGCAAGGTTTCTTAAAATCAGTTCAGGCAAAATTGTCTAACGAAAAATTTGTTGCCGGAGCACCGGAGAAAGTCCTTGCTAACGAAAAACAAAAAGAAGCCGATGCTTTGGCAAAGATTGCTACAATCGAACAAAGTATTGCTGGTTTGAAATAA
- a CDS encoding APC family permease: MSDSRKNQLKKSLGLSFNIAVLIGGTIGVGILRTPGTIAGMLDNYWLIIISWLIGGLYVLIGANSYAELATMLPKAGGSYNYIKRAFGNYAGFLSGWFDYITNAIPPAFYCIVISEYIIILFPNLADFSTAIAISLLIAFVLLHLSGVKNGSVIQQITSLLKVICFVALVVACFMYSGVQLDPIPKDNSLVQIGLIFGFFKSLQLIIGTYNGWNSVCFFAEENENPGKNIPKSLYSGVLLVIAIYVLINIAFFYVLPMETVAKSNLAAADVANIIFGKNGAIIVTVISIFSLISILNAFMMIPPRILYGLSRDGFFIEKGTTVNKGGTPIVALLVSSLFSLFLICIGSFEVLFSFAAFTSIIVWGLAYCSLIKLRKSEPDLARPYRSFWYPWTTIFAIIASLALLIGFIFSDPKSFVIIVGITLISYPLFLVLRRK; this comes from the coding sequence ATGTCAGATTCCAGGAAAAACCAATTAAAGAAAAGTTTAGGATTAAGTTTTAATATCGCCGTATTAATTGGAGGAACAATTGGAGTTGGAATTCTGCGAACTCCGGGAACCATTGCAGGAATGCTGGATAATTATTGGCTTATTATTATTTCATGGCTTATTGGAGGTTTATATGTTTTAATTGGTGCAAATTCTTATGCAGAACTGGCCACAATGTTACCAAAAGCCGGAGGATCTTACAATTATATTAAAAGAGCTTTTGGCAATTATGCGGGTTTTCTTTCAGGTTGGTTTGATTACATTACAAATGCAATTCCACCCGCTTTTTACTGTATTGTAATCAGCGAATATATTATCATTTTGTTTCCGAATCTGGCAGATTTTTCAACTGCAATTGCCATTTCTTTATTGATTGCTTTTGTATTATTGCATTTAAGCGGTGTAAAAAACGGAAGTGTTATTCAGCAAATTACCAGTTTACTAAAAGTGATATGTTTTGTTGCTTTGGTTGTCGCTTGTTTTATGTATTCGGGAGTACAATTAGATCCAATTCCAAAAGACAATTCTCTTGTTCAGATTGGTTTAATTTTTGGATTTTTCAAGTCGCTTCAACTTATTATCGGGACTTATAATGGCTGGAACAGTGTTTGCTTTTTTGCAGAAGAAAATGAAAATCCGGGTAAAAATATTCCAAAATCATTATATAGCGGCGTATTGCTTGTTATAGCGATTTATGTTTTAATAAATATTGCGTTTTTCTATGTTTTGCCAATGGAAACTGTGGCAAAATCTAATTTGGCTGCAGCCGATGTTGCCAATATTATTTTTGGGAAAAACGGAGCGATTATCGTAACTGTTATTTCTATTTTTTCATTGATCAGTATTCTGAATGCTTTCATGATGATTCCGCCAAGAATTTTGTATGGATTAAGTCGTGACGGTTTTTTTATCGAAAAAGGAACTACGGTAAACAAAGGCGGAACTCCAATTGTAGCGCTTTTGGTTTCTTCACTTTTTAGTTTGTTTTTAATTTGTATCGGCTCATTTGAAGTTTTGTTTTCATTTGCCGCCTTTACCTCTATTATTGTTTGGGGATTAGCATATTGTTCTCTAATAAAACTTAGAAAATCTGAACCTGATTTAGCAAGACCTTATCGCTCATTTTGGTATCCGTGGACCACTATTTTTGCCATTATTGCTTCGCTGGCATTATTGATTGGTTTTATTTTTAGTGACCCAAAAAGTTTTGTAATTATCGTTGGTATTACGCTGATTTCTTATCCTTTGTTTTTGGTTTTGAGGAGGAAATAA
- a CDS encoding DUF4198 domain-containing protein, whose amino-acid sequence MKSNTLKKITLFLFMLVATPQLFAHALWIETKATGTKGKTQEISVYFGEFSDNDITKADKWFSDLKDFSLVVISPSKKEIKLTATALENKYQAFFTPDEDGVYTVVMHHTVKDVYGTMKLDYNSSATVTVGNAAKGNEATANTNIISVFSKDVAAAKQKTKINVNALYEGAAAKEQKIKVIAPNGWEKELWSNDKGEVSFTPIWAGNYMVEFAYTEKSVGEHNGKKYDEIWKMATYLITVK is encoded by the coding sequence ATGAAATCTAATACTTTAAAAAAAATCACCTTATTTCTTTTTATGCTGGTTGCAACTCCGCAATTGTTTGCTCACGCACTTTGGATCGAAACTAAAGCAACGGGAACAAAAGGAAAAACACAGGAAATCTCTGTTTATTTTGGAGAATTCTCTGATAATGACATTACAAAAGCTGATAAATGGTTTTCAGATTTAAAGGATTTTTCGTTGGTTGTAATTAGCCCGTCAAAAAAAGAGATCAAACTTACAGCGACAGCTTTAGAGAACAAATATCAGGCTTTTTTTACACCTGATGAAGATGGAGTTTATACCGTAGTTATGCATCATACGGTAAAAGATGTGTACGGAACTATGAAATTAGATTACAATTCGAGCGCTACAGTTACGGTAGGAAATGCTGCAAAAGGAAACGAAGCGACTGCAAACACCAATATAATCAGTGTATTTTCTAAAGATGTCGCAGCGGCAAAACAAAAAACTAAAATAAACGTAAATGCTTTATACGAAGGCGCAGCCGCAAAAGAGCAAAAAATAAAAGTAATTGCGCCAAATGGCTGGGAAAAAGAATTATGGAGTAATGATAAAGGAGAAGTTTCTTTTACACCAATATGGGCGGGAAATTATATGGTAGAATTTGCCTATACTGAAAAATCTGTCGGAGAACACAACGGCAAAAAATATGATGAAATCTGGAAAATGGCTACTTACTTAATTACAGTTAAATAA
- a CDS encoding MFS transporter — protein sequence MILPFFKRIQNSPQGFRIANTVFFFISGFGYSSWVSRIPHIQAQLHLSEAQFGAVLFAFPIGLMLTMPFTGMLLNKYSSRYIMLLGAIMFNIALSLPGLAAFVWQLVMILLIFGVSRNIFNLSINAQSLEVQKLYPKSIITRFHAVWSIAVFSGAGLGYIMVTQHIAPSHHLLGVSIFMMGLTACFYPMSIHNEPVPVKKKFFSMPEKNLVKFALICFVSMACENTMYDWSGIYFENILHASPKLTSAAFVFFATAVTLGRLFGDFGVMKFGTKKILLYSGILITLGFFICFILPYVYPTIFGYVLIGFGVSCVVPLVFSIAGRSSKLSSGSALTSISTIGYLGFLLVPPMVGFISEYLSMKWAFLIMALLGILMIFMVNKIGENE from the coding sequence ATGATTCTCCCTTTCTTTAAAAGAATCCAGAATTCACCACAAGGATTTAGAATAGCAAATACTGTATTTTTTTTCATTTCAGGTTTTGGATATTCTTCCTGGGTATCCAGAATTCCGCATATACAAGCACAATTACATCTGTCTGAAGCTCAGTTTGGAGCCGTTTTATTTGCATTTCCTATTGGTTTAATGCTAACAATGCCTTTTACAGGAATGTTATTAAATAAATACAGCAGCCGTTATATAATGCTATTAGGCGCAATTATGTTTAATATTGCTTTGTCTTTGCCGGGTTTAGCAGCTTTTGTATGGCAGTTGGTTATGATACTTTTAATTTTTGGAGTTTCTCGTAATATTTTTAATTTATCTATTAATGCACAATCTCTTGAGGTGCAAAAACTATATCCAAAATCCATCATAACTCGTTTTCATGCAGTTTGGAGTATCGCCGTTTTTTCAGGAGCAGGATTGGGTTATATCATGGTAACACAGCATATTGCGCCATCACATCATTTATTAGGAGTAAGCATTTTTATGATGGGACTTACGGCTTGTTTTTATCCAATGAGTATTCATAATGAACCGGTTCCAGTTAAAAAGAAGTTCTTTTCGATGCCTGAAAAAAATCTGGTAAAGTTTGCCCTTATCTGTTTTGTTTCTATGGCTTGTGAAAATACAATGTATGATTGGAGCGGAATATATTTTGAAAATATATTGCACGCTTCTCCAAAGCTAACCAGTGCTGCATTTGTGTTTTTTGCAACAGCTGTAACTTTAGGGCGTTTATTTGGAGATTTCGGAGTAATGAAATTTGGCACAAAAAAAATCCTTCTTTACAGCGGTATATTGATCACGTTAGGATTTTTCATTTGTTTTATTCTGCCGTATGTTTACCCCACTATTTTTGGTTATGTGTTAATAGGGTTTGGGGTTTCATGTGTAGTTCCATTAGTATTTAGTATTGCCGGAAGATCATCAAAATTAAGCAGCGGTTCTGCCTTAACCTCTATATCTACAATTGGTTATCTTGGTTTCTTGCTTGTTCCGCCAATGGTTGGTTTTATATCCGAATACCTAAGCATGAAATGGGCGTTTTTGATAATGGCGCTTTTAGGAATATTGATGATTTTTATGGTGAATAAAATCGGAGAGAACGAGTAG
- a CDS encoding DUF6265 family protein — MFQKITALMLLLAIVSCKKTETVEKDKIKIADWLIGTWENKSPDGVLTESWQKVNDSTFSATSYFIKTDDTLHSEKITLAQKGEMLMYSATVNGQNNDKAIDFGSTTESENKLVFENPSHDYPQKITYTKSGNNTLIAEITGDLRGKKTTERFIMTKK, encoded by the coding sequence ATGTTTCAAAAAATAACCGCTTTAATGCTTTTGCTTGCAATTGTTTCCTGCAAAAAAACAGAAACTGTAGAAAAAGATAAAATCAAAATTGCTGATTGGCTTATCGGAACCTGGGAAAATAAATCTCCGGACGGCGTTCTTACCGAAAGCTGGCAAAAAGTAAACGACAGTACTTTTAGTGCAACATCTTATTTCATAAAAACCGATGATACTTTGCATTCTGAAAAAATAACTTTGGCGCAAAAAGGCGAAATGCTTATGTACAGCGCAACAGTTAATGGTCAAAATAATGACAAAGCGATCGATTTTGGTTCTACAACAGAATCTGAAAATAAATTGGTTTTCGAAAATCCATCTCACGATTATCCTCAAAAAATCACTTATACAAAAAGTGGAAATAATACTTTAATTGCTGAAATTACTGGAGATTTACGTGGAAAGAAAACTACGGAAAGGTTTATTATGACGAAGAAATAA